In Blautia wexlerae DSM 19850, a single window of DNA contains:
- a CDS encoding VirB6/TrbL-like conjugal transfer protein, CD1112 family, translated as MGSLFERITDWIKEGLIDAITGQYTSIFNSVNNQVADVANQVGQTPQGWNGGVFSMIQNLSETVVIPIAGMILTFVLVYELIQMILEKNNMHEFDTFNIFKWIFKTFVATYLLTNCFTIVMAVFDVAQNVVSQSAGVINGNLDVQAALSDLETQLEAMGMWELIGLWLETNIINLCMWVLSIVIFVIVYGRMIEIYLTVSLAPIPFSTMANREWGQMGTGYLRSLFALGFQGFLILICVAIYAVLVQSIPSSGDVHGAIWGTAGYTVLLAFALFKTGSLSKSIFNAR; from the coding sequence ATGGGCAGTCTGTTTGAACGGATAACAGACTGGATTAAAGAGGGCTTGATCGATGCGATCACCGGACAGTACACCAGCATTTTCAACTCCGTCAACAATCAGGTTGCGGATGTGGCAAATCAAGTAGGACAGACCCCGCAGGGCTGGAATGGCGGCGTATTTTCCATGATCCAAAATCTTTCGGAAACTGTCGTCATTCCCATTGCGGGCATGATCCTGACCTTTGTTCTGGTGTATGAACTGATCCAGATGATTCTCGAAAAGAACAACATGCACGAATTCGATACATTCAACATCTTCAAGTGGATTTTCAAGACTTTTGTTGCCACTTACCTGCTCACCAACTGTTTTACGATTGTGATGGCGGTCTTTGATGTGGCCCAAAATGTGGTGTCGCAAAGTGCCGGTGTCATAAACGGGAACCTGGATGTGCAGGCGGCGTTGTCTGATCTGGAAACCCAGCTTGAAGCAATGGGAATGTGGGAACTGATTGGACTGTGGCTGGAAACCAACATCATCAATCTGTGTATGTGGGTACTGTCCATCGTGATCTTTGTCATTGTATATGGCCGTATGATCGAGATTTATTTAACCGTGAGCCTTGCACCGATCCCGTTTTCCACAATGGCAAACCGGGAATGGGGACAAATGGGAACCGGGTATCTGCGTTCCCTTTTTGCCCTGGGTTTTCAGGGTTTTTTGATTCTGATCTGTGTTGCCATTTATGCAGTGCTGGTCCAGTCTATCCCATCGTCCGGCGACGTGCACGGCGCGATCTGGGGAACGGCGGGTTATACGGTACTGCTGGCCTTTGCCCTGTTTAAGACAGGTTCGTTATCCAAATCCATATTTAATGCAAGATAG
- a CDS encoding recombinase family protein, whose amino-acid sequence MAMMNEMEYRTIGSALAGGYRAAVYCRLSKDDDLQGESASIANQRDMLEKYCEKQGWEVVAVYQDDGFTGLNMERPDLQRMLRSIERRQINLVITKDLSRLGRNYLQTGHLIEDFFPRNGVRYIAMNDGIDTLRDNNDIAPFKNILNEMYSKDISKKVHSSYLLKAQKGQFTGCLAPFGYRKDPEDKNHLLIDEETAPIVRLIFGYALNGHGPNYIRRRLEEEKIPCPTWWNRERGLRNTRTKWEKKDPENGRYMWDFSVIKDLLMNPVYTGAIASQKKDYRFKIGTIGEKKPEDWVVVEGQHEPLIDRMSFDIVQNKLKSRQRPGQTNEISLFAGLIKCGECGKSLTIRYTNAKHPQRIYSCKTYNAFGKNHCTQHRIDYDTLYSHVLRKIRECARAALMDGEAVADRLTNTCEAEQREQREAMERSLTRDEERIEVLDKMVMRLYEDMIAGRISEQNFNTMLEKTQTEQTELKTKVSEGRKRLSDEVQLANDAKQWVEAIQEYANITELDAATLNRLIKEIVVHERIDEDKTRHISIEIHFNLKPIPEVEQVTA is encoded by the coding sequence ATGGCTATGATGAACGAAATGGAATACAGAACAATCGGTTCGGCACTTGCCGGGGGCTATCGTGCAGCGGTCTATTGCAGACTGTCAAAGGACGATGACCTGCAAGGCGAAAGTGCCAGTATCGCAAACCAGCGTGATATGCTGGAAAAATACTGCGAAAAGCAGGGATGGGAGGTTGTGGCAGTCTATCAGGACGATGGCTTCACAGGTCTTAATATGGAGCGTCCTGATTTACAGAGAATGTTGAGATCCATTGAGCGCAGGCAAATCAACCTTGTTATCACGAAAGACCTCAGCCGACTGGGGCGTAACTATCTGCAAACCGGGCATTTGATTGAGGACTTTTTCCCAAGAAACGGGGTGCGCTATATCGCCATGAATGACGGTATCGACACCTTACGGGATAACAACGACATTGCCCCGTTCAAGAATATCCTGAACGAGATGTACAGCAAGGATATTTCCAAGAAAGTCCATTCCTCTTATCTTCTGAAAGCGCAGAAAGGACAGTTTACCGGGTGTCTTGCCCCGTTTGGGTATCGGAAAGACCCGGAGGACAAAAACCATCTGCTCATTGACGAGGAAACCGCCCCGATTGTGCGGCTGATTTTCGGATATGCCCTAAACGGTCATGGTCCGAACTATATCCGCAGACGGCTGGAGGAAGAAAAAATCCCCTGCCCCACATGGTGGAACCGGGAACGGGGGCTTCGCAATACCCGCACCAAATGGGAAAAGAAAGACCCGGAAAACGGGCGGTATATGTGGGACTTCTCCGTTATCAAAGACCTTTTGATGAATCCCGTCTACACCGGGGCGATTGCTTCCCAGAAAAAAGACTACCGCTTCAAAATCGGCACGATTGGGGAAAAGAAACCGGAGGACTGGGTTGTGGTTGAGGGACAGCACGAACCGCTGATTGACCGCATGAGCTTTGATATTGTGCAGAACAAGCTGAAATCCCGCCAGCGTCCGGGGCAGACCAATGAAATCAGCCTGTTTGCCGGACTGATAAAATGCGGCGAGTGTGGGAAGTCGCTGACGATACGCTACACAAACGCAAAACATCCCCAGCGGATTTACTCCTGCAAGACCTACAATGCCTTTGGAAAGAACCACTGCACCCAGCACCGGATTGACTATGACACCCTTTACAGCCATGTGCTGCGGAAAATCCGGGAATGTGCCAGAGCTGCCCTGATGGACGGGGAAGCGGTTGCTGACCGCCTGACCAATACCTGTGAAGCCGAGCAGCGGGAACAGCGGGAAGCAATGGAACGCTCCCTTACAAGGGACGAGGAACGGATTGAGGTTCTGGACAAAATGGTCATGCGGCTTTATGAGGATATGATTGCAGGGCGTATCAGTGAGCAGAATTTCAACACCATGCTGGAAAAGACACAGACCGAGCAGACGGAGCTTAAAACAAAAGTGTCCGAGGGCAGAAAGCGGCTGTCCGATGAAGTCCAGCTTGCCAATGACGCAAAACAATGGGTGGAAGCCATTCAGGAATACGCCAACATCACAGAGCTGGACGCAGCCACCCTCAACCGCTTAATCAAAGAAATCGTCGTGCATGAGCGCATTGACGAAGATAAAACAAGACACATTTCTATCGAAATTCATTTTAATCTCAAACCCATCCCGGAGGTGGAACAGGTCACTGCCTGA
- a CDS encoding virulence-associated E family protein, with amino-acid sequence MNAMQPPQSVEEVKATLETTEKGGVRQSIRNCLTVFQRDPVLAGAIAYNILTDRKDIIKPIGFHRESTALTDTDMKYLLLYLEETYGLTSEKKIETAIGIVANENKYHPIRDFLNSLAWDGTERIRFCLRHFLGADVDDYTYEALKLFLLGAITRAFKPGSKFEIMLCLVGGQGAGKSTFFRLLAVRDEWFSDDLRKLDDDNVYRKLQGHWIIEMSEMMATANAKSIEEIKSFLSRQKEVYKIPYETHPADRPRQCVFGGTSNALDFLPLDRSGNRRFIPVMVYPEQAEVHILEDEAASRAYISQMWAEAMEIYRSGRYKLSFSPAMQRYLKEHQRDFMPEDTKAGMIQAYLDKYTGETVCSKQLYKEALNHTFDEPKQWEIREINEIMNQCITGWNYFSNPRMFAEYGRQKGWEREIPATDTDNPPEKSMDGFVEVTEQMELPF; translated from the coding sequence ATGAACGCCATGCAGCCGCCCCAGAGCGTTGAGGAAGTAAAGGCAACTCTGGAAACCACCGAGAAAGGCGGTGTCCGCCAGAGCATACGGAACTGCCTGACCGTATTCCAGCGTGACCCGGTGCTTGCCGGGGCAATCGCCTATAACATCCTGACCGACCGAAAGGACATCATAAAGCCCATCGGTTTTCACAGAGAAAGCACAGCCCTGACCGATACAGACATGAAGTATCTGCTTCTCTATCTGGAGGAAACCTACGGGCTGACCAGTGAGAAAAAGATTGAAACCGCCATCGGGATTGTGGCGAATGAGAATAAGTACCACCCCATCCGGGATTTTCTGAACAGCCTTGCATGGGACGGGACGGAGCGCATCCGCTTCTGTCTGCGGCACTTTCTGGGGGCGGATGTGGACGATTACACCTATGAAGCCCTAAAGCTGTTTCTTTTGGGGGCGATTACAAGGGCATTTAAGCCCGGAAGCAAGTTTGAAATCATGCTGTGTCTGGTAGGCGGTCAGGGGGCTGGCAAGTCCACCTTCTTCCGTCTGCTGGCAGTCCGGGACGAGTGGTTTTCCGATGATTTGCGGAAGCTGGACGATGATAACGTGTACCGCAAGCTGCAAGGTCACTGGATAATTGAAATGTCGGAAATGATGGCAACCGCCAATGCCAAGAGCATTGAGGAAATCAAGTCTTTTCTAAGCCGACAGAAAGAGGTTTATAAGATACCCTATGAAACCCACCCGGCAGACCGTCCCCGTCAGTGCGTGTTCGGCGGTACTTCCAACGCCCTTGACTTTCTCCCCCTTGACCGTTCCGGCAACCGCCGATTTATCCCGGTCATGGTGTACCCGGAGCAAGCCGAGGTTCACATTTTGGAGGACGAAGCCGCTTCCAGAGCCTATATCAGCCAGATGTGGGCGGAAGCAATGGAGATTTACCGAAGCGGCAGGTACAAGCTGTCATTCAGCCCAGCCATGCAGCGGTATCTCAAAGAACACCAGCGGGATTTTATGCCGGAGGACACCAAAGCCGGGATGATACAGGCTTACCTTGATAAGTACACCGGGGAAACGGTCTGTTCCAAGCAGCTCTACAAGGAAGCCTTAAATCACACCTTTGACGAGCCGAAGCAATGGGAAATCCGGGAAATCAACGAGATAATGAACCAGTGCATTACCGGGTGGAACTACTTTTCCAATCCAAGAATGTTTGCGGAATATGGCAGACAAAAGGGCTGGGAGCGTGAAATCCCGGCAACGGACACCGACAACCCGCCCGAAAAATCTATGGACGGTTTTGTGGAGGTCACGGAGCAGATGGAGCTTCCATTCTGA
- a CDS encoding CHC2 zinc finger domain-containing protein translates to MNVFEAVKQSVTTRQAAEHYGIRVNRNGMACCPFHNDKTPSMKLDKRFHCFGCGADGDVIDFVAALYGLGKKEAAAQLASDFGLAYEDWKPPGRARKPKPRQKSPEEQFREAKAHCFRVLADYLHLLRVWKTDYAPHSPEEAFHPRFVEALQKQAHVEYLLDVLLFGDTEEIASLITEHGKDVIQLEQRMAELAAADAARTKKHHERHAAAPER, encoded by the coding sequence TTGAATGTATTTGAAGCTGTGAAGCAGTCCGTTACGACAAGACAGGCTGCGGAGCATTACGGAATCCGGGTAAACAGAAACGGGATGGCTTGCTGCCCGTTCCACAACGATAAGACCCCCAGCATGAAGCTGGACAAGCGTTTCCACTGCTTCGGATGTGGTGCAGATGGGGATGTGATTGATTTTGTAGCTGCCCTGTACGGGCTGGGGAAAAAGGAAGCCGCCGCACAGTTGGCGAGTGACTTCGGGCTTGCCTATGAGGACTGGAAGCCACCGGGCAGGGCAAGGAAGCCCAAGCCCCGGCAGAAATCCCCGGAAGAACAGTTCCGGGAAGCAAAGGCACATTGCTTCCGTGTCCTTGCCGATTATCTACACCTCTTACGGGTATGGAAAACCGACTATGCCCCGCACTCCCCGGAGGAAGCGTTTCATCCCCGGTTCGTGGAAGCCTTGCAGAAGCAAGCCCATGTGGAATATCTGCTGGATGTGCTGCTGTTTGGGGATACGGAGGAAATCGCTTCACTGATTACGGAACATGGAAAGGATGTGATACAGCTTGAACAGCGAATGGCAGAGCTTGCCGCCGCAGACGCAGCAAGAACTAAAAAACACCATGAACGCCATGCAGCCGCCCCAGAGCGTTGA
- the mobQ gene encoding MobQ family relaxase, with protein sequence MPCPHNEISIVQRSHRQSAVAAAAYQSGEKLFCEYDQEVKHYPEKRGIVHNEILLPANAPLEYTDRNTLWNAAEAVEKQWNSQLARRWVLSIPREIPPDQYAALVRDFCRQQFVSKGMCVDFAIHDKGDGNPHAHVMLTMRAMDERGKWLPKSRKVYELDKNGERIKLPSGRWKSHKEDTVDWNDRKYGEIWRHEWEVIQNRYLEANNRPERVDLRSYERQGLDIIPTVHEGAAVRQMEKRGIQTNIGNLNREIKAANSLMKSIRQLIKNLKGWIAELSEKRNELLAQKAAEEAVFLPNLLMKYMEIRKAERSSWTRAGQSRGTSKDLKAVSEALSYLQRKGLSTVEDLENFIETSGKSAADYRKQMKPKETRSNVIDAILAARTDCKECKPVYEKYQKIFFKKTKEKFKLEHPEVARFEKASAYLAKHPDDKDSTKKELLQEQAKLVDEIADLKVPLTEVQEDLKKLWDIRYWVRKATPGTEESKEPPKKQPLKEVLQDKADEKRAQKNAPAQTKHKQQDMEL encoded by the coding sequence ATGCCCTGTCCACACAACGAAATCTCTATTGTGCAGCGCAGCCACCGCCAGTCTGCGGTTGCCGCCGCTGCTTACCAGAGCGGCGAAAAGCTGTTCTGTGAATATGACCAGGAAGTAAAACACTACCCGGAAAAGCGTGGTATCGTCCACAATGAAATCCTGCTCCCGGCAAACGCTCCCCTGGAGTACACAGACCGCAACACCCTCTGGAACGCTGCCGAAGCTGTTGAGAAGCAATGGAACTCCCAGCTTGCAAGGCGGTGGGTGCTTTCCATTCCCAGAGAGATACCGCCCGACCAGTACGCCGCCCTTGTACGGGATTTCTGCCGCCAGCAGTTTGTTTCCAAAGGAATGTGCGTGGATTTTGCCATCCATGACAAAGGGGACGGAAACCCACACGCCCATGTCATGCTGACCATGCGGGCAATGGATGAGCGTGGGAAATGGCTTCCCAAGAGCCGCAAGGTCTATGAACTTGATAAGAACGGGGAACGAATCAAGCTCCCGTCCGGCAGGTGGAAAAGCCACAAGGAAGATACGGTTGACTGGAACGACCGCAAATATGGCGAAATCTGGCGGCATGAATGGGAGGTCATCCAAAACCGCTATCTGGAAGCCAACAACCGCCCGGAACGAGTAGATCTCCGTTCTTACGAAAGACAGGGGCTTGATATTATCCCTACCGTCCATGAAGGGGCTGCTGTCCGGCAGATGGAAAAGCGTGGGATTCAGACGAACATCGGCAACCTGAACCGAGAAATCAAAGCCGCCAATAGTTTGATGAAGTCCATCCGGCAGCTTATTAAAAATCTCAAAGGCTGGATTGCGGAGCTTAGCGAAAAGCGGAATGAACTGCTTGCCCAAAAAGCTGCGGAGGAAGCGGTCTTTCTTCCCAATCTGCTGATGAAGTATATGGAGATACGAAAGGCAGAACGGAGCAGCTGGACACGGGCGGGACAAAGCCGGGGGACTTCCAAAGACTTAAAGGCAGTCAGCGAAGCCCTGTCCTATCTCCAGAGAAAGGGACTTTCCACCGTGGAGGATTTGGAAAACTTTATAGAAACGTCCGGGAAATCTGCCGCCGACTACCGAAAGCAGATGAAGCCAAAGGAAACCCGCAGCAACGTGATTGACGCTATCCTTGCCGCCCGGACGGACTGTAAGGAATGTAAGCCCGTTTATGAGAAATACCAGAAGATATTTTTCAAGAAAACTAAGGAAAAATTCAAGCTGGAACACCCGGAGGTTGCCCGGTTTGAGAAAGCCAGTGCCTACCTTGCCAAGCACCCGGACGATAAGGACAGCACGAAAAAGGAGCTTTTGCAGGAACAGGCGAAGCTTGTGGACGAAATCGCAGACTTGAAAGTACCGTTGACCGAGGTGCAGGAAGATTTGAAGAAGCTGTGGGACATCCGCTACTGGGTACGGAAAGCCACACCCGGCACAGAGGAAAGCAAAGAGCCGCCCAAGAAGCAGCCCCTCAAAGAAGTCTTGCAGGATAAGGCTGACGAGAAGAGAGCACAGAAAAACGCCCCGGCGCAGACGAAACACAAACAACAGGATATGGAACTTTAA